The following DNA comes from Erigeron canadensis isolate Cc75 chromosome 3, C_canadensis_v1, whole genome shotgun sequence.
ttaattaaacaaACGTTTAATACGTAGTCTTCGATATGCAATTCTTTAAGAGGtttaaattttacaaaattataatgATAAGATTAGtataattaagttttttattttcttcaattttttttttaaaatttttttttattaaatacaaGAACTGATTTTTGCTCATTTTTTTAAATCAGATATTCTATCATTACCAACAAAGTGATCCACTAAAAATCGcatattgattttatttttttcattttatttctttgtgtCGTTCCAATTTTAAATTTCTCTATATCAAATGTTTGGATATCAAGATATATAAACTATTTTGTCAAATTTCATGCATGTagctgataaaaaaaaaaaaaaaaaaaaaaaaaaaaaaaaaaaaaaaaaaaaaaaacttttaattaaataatacaaGTGACTAATTATTTGTAACTATTTTTTTGAGTAAGCTATACATGGATGGTGTTTGTGGTTTATCCGATATTATtagtttcgtttttttttttttttttacaaaatcaCATCGAATTGAACGTGCTAAAAAAGGTGGATTGGAAGAGGGAATATGGCATGCAAGTGGTGATGGCCGATGAGAAGATAAGTAAATGATCGATTAGGTGGTGGTTGTGCTGCAGCTTGAACACCGGCCGGATAATTactgtaatattttttaaacattatacCGTATTTATTTCCACACTATCAACTTGTTGCTATAACTAAAAGGCGACGGAAAGAGGGTGAACCTCgagaatacaaaaatataagtcATTTCCATAAATGATTACACGTTACCAGTTTTATATTAGATTTGGAATACAACTCGAGATATGATTTTATTGTAACTAgatgagattttccattttgtATTAGTATCCCTGTAATGTGATGGTGGTTTCAGCGATCTAGTGGTATCAGTGACAGGTGGTGATGAAAACGGATATTGATGTTGAGTGATGTGGTGTAGGCTGATGTAAATTAAGACGATGATGAATATATTTTCAGAGCTAGGGACTTAATGTGTAAATTATAAAGATAAGAATTTAGagtgtaaataaaaataaaggtttagaatgtaaattaatttattaaagacaAATTTTGCAACTTCTAGTAACTCTTTCTACAAGGTATTCATTAGGGgcaattttgtatttttacatGTAATTATTGTGTAAcactttctaaaaatatatggtgaaataatttttataaaaaagtaaagataaaagatttatatttattatatatcgaAAAATCATCTtctgaattttataataaaaatacaatcaattttatcatatacacaaaacattttcaacaaataatatatCGCATGCAACCCTACCACCAGTCCACATCAATatttcaacaaaaatattatcTACTTATGTGACTCTGTCTCATTAAATGTGTTCACTTTATACTCTTCAAAGTTTTTAACTTTGAcattaaatatataagaaatgGTATTAGTACCATCATTTTCAATCAATCTACCATTAAGTacaatatctatactcctttataaagattatgcacccccctcaaaatagaaatagttactcatatgtcacatacgaaattactaaattgtcCCTTAATAAAACCCCACTATgaaaagagttttataaattaccaactttgcccttaatgaattaatttacaccataaactcttattttaatacttaacactttaagcctttatcttctaaaaatgttcacctacaccacttgacactaccaccaccaccaatagtaccatcaccgacactaCTAGACCGTCTTTTccatcaccgccgccgcattgcgcgggtaccatgctcgtatatataaatatatatatatatatagcagacTGTACAAACCAGTAATGTAGTGTTGTGGTAAAAACATCAAAAGAAATGGTATGATTATCaaaagaaacatattgtttatttattttactttaatacttgttttattttatctaaaacctatataatttttgtgttatataaaacttgataaaagttatactaaTGAAAACATTTTCGAAACACGATCaactcatataactttcatcaagtatacaaataaaattacttaaggtaagttaacaaatttaaactttgaaaatttaaaacgTGATATTTTTAATGGGACGAAAGAGTATTAGTATATATGTTGTGATTTTTGTTATCGACATTATTAATTTTGcttgtttcaaaaaaaaatgatgaacaTAAATATTGATAACACACTAATTATCTACATGTTTAATTACTTATGGAAAATGCAACTACAATCTTAAGAGCTATGTCAAAAAGTTCACCATTAATTTTTAcgataaaaatataattattttatacagGCTTATGACAACTCTAGTCTATAAAATGTCACTAGCAAGACCCATATATATTTGAGTTAATTACAGGATTTGCCCATGTGATTTGTCTATCTTCGTGATTTACATCACTTCTCAACAATTTTAGTTGAATAGGTCCAAACTACTCAGTTTAGTGAGAGTTACATCTCTAAATGTAAGCCACGAAAATGAAAAAACTGTAGAGATGTAACTCACAATAAAATTGACGAAAAATATAGACTACTAAAATAAACAGACCACGTGAATGAATTATGCAATTAATTTTAGGGGaatgttaaatacaaccctaaggctgtatttaacgtgcataaaaaaatttgtatcttctatattaaaagtacgcccctgattttcatggtaaatgtacaaacaatttatgcaccttaaatacagccctaaaggctgtatttagcaagttccttaattttatatattttacaatgATAAAAAGAGTCCTTTTCAAGAAACATCTCAATTTTGTTTCATCTACTCTATTTTGTTTCATCTATTTTAatgtgaggttttttttttcaatttattttgttttttttttctttctttttttgtgtgtggAAGTGTGGATATTAGTGAGAGATGGATGGACTATCATAAATATACTTTTTGGACGGGTAATGGTCGTTCACGAAAGcaataacaaatatttaaaaataaaggcGGGAACAAATACTACTTCAAAGTCATCAACCATTCCATTTGACTTATACAGTGTGTACATTCTGtattttataacattatatatCTAAATCAACGATGCcaaattaatttataacaaatataattacCAATGATTCACACATACAAACGAATCTAAACCGTGTGCTCCACCTGCGCGTACATATCATGCGTGTTGGAAACACCTCATgattctccctctctctctatatatatagacatatatacatacattctcTCACATTTTCATATCACTCCCATCAACAATCTCCTGATCTCAAAAAGCTTAACAAGAATCTTGTTACATTCAGACAGTAGTAGGATTAGTGTATGAAAGTGTAATTAAAATGGGGAGTTACAAAGTATGTTACTGTTTTATAAGAAAGTTTAAAGTAACCGAAGCTGATCCACCATCAGACGTCAaagaattatttaaaaaatattccGGTGATGGTGTCTATATGACGGTGGATCAGCTTCGGCTTTTTCTAGAGGAATATAATGGACAGGCTGTCTTGGTTTCGGATGCTGAAAAGATAGTTGAACAAATACTTCATAAAAGACATCATCATCTTGCAAAGTTGATTCATAGAAGATCTATTAGTTTAGAggattttcatcattttttgttttgtaccgAGCTTAATCCGCCCATTACATCTCAagtaagttttttaatttattattttgagaatttgagCCAAGTCTAAGTGGATCCTGGCATCAAGGCCGCTTTGTTATTAACAATATTATGTCATCGCATATTTATATCTGTCTTATTGGTTATTTCAGCTTAAAGGTATAATAAGTTAATTGGAACTTGCTAGGCTAATTTAATGAACTAAAATTATCATATAAAATTGTTTATAATAAAGAATGAACTAATTTCTCTCTAATTGACTTAGTTTACTacttgtttgatttgaaaatgAATGTTCTTTAAGAAATTATTGATGCCATCTTACATTTAGGAGTAGTAAATCAAGACCTTACTTGAATAGGATGTGTTTTATAGGCTCTTTTGTACCTCGGTTTTTTTTATTCCTGGTGTTCTTAGGGTACACGTAAATCAAGTTCATCTAATGTGTTTACCTACTGTCAGTTAGGTACAAGTTAGAAAAATCCTtaggtatatataaaaaattgagatttgaaaattTGGTAGTTTGGTTAAGATTACTTTTTGGTAAGCTTATATTTTTGGAACAAATTTTGTATGGTCATTCTAAATTGTACATCCATAGTTACTCTGATTGTGAAGAACATAACTAATTTAAGTCTACAATTTCCCATGATTACAGAAATTTGAacttatttacacttttaacaaaaactttgGTTTTCATTTTTAGGTTCATCAAGATATGAATGCTCCTTTATCACATTACTTCATATACACGGGCCACAATTCTTACTTGACCGGGAACCAGTTAAGTAGCAATTGCAGCATAGTTCCGATCATCAAAGCACTCAAACGAGGTGTAAGAGTCATTGAACTTGATCTATGGCCAAATCCATCAAAAGATAATGTACATGTACTTCATGGAAGGTATGCATACATCTGTATACAGAACGAAACCTATAAACGGAAAGTTCTTTTTGGGCCAAACTAGTCTAAAATGTGTTATATATGCATGCAGGACACTAACAAGCCCGGTAAAACTTATTGATTGCTTGAAAGCAATCAAAGAGAATGCTTTCATAGCGTCGCCTTATCCAGTCATCATAACACTAGAAGACCACCTTACTCCCGATCTTCAAGAGAAAGTAGCCGAGGTGAATACTTTTCTTATCTGTGAAGTTTAATCATCGGtcatattatatcatttttcatattccTATTTGCTATTCTTGCAGATGGTCACTGAAACATTTGGATCGATGCTATTTTACCCTGAATCAGAAAAGTTTGAAGAACTCCCAACTCCTGAAAGCTTGAAGAATCGGATTTTAATTTCAACCAAACCTCCAAAAGAGTACCTTGAAATCAAAGAGGACAAGCGTACCAGCTCACAAAAGAACCAAGTTTCTGATTTAGATGATGATGCTTGGAGTGAGGACAATAGTTTTAAGGTTGGTTGACAACAAGACACATTAACACGTCtatattgtttacttttttaataaGCTTTTTAAGGATTCTAACTTTGTGTGTTATATTTACAGTCAGGAAGTGATAGGAGTGAGATTGATGCTGAAAACGAAGAATTGTTAAAGGCAAAGAAACCTCCTTCATCTCCTGTTTACAAGCGGCTGATTGCAATTCATGCAGGCAAACCCAAAGGTGGATTAAAGGATGCACTGAAAGTTGAGAAGGACAAAGTTAGGCGCCTAAGTTTGTCAGAGCAAGGGTTTGAAAAGGCTGTCGAAAATCATGGACAGGACGTAGTGAGGTACAGACTAGTTTTCACTATATTTAGGTCACCAATTTAACCCATTTTTGTCTGAATAAATTGGTTTGGGTTGTCTTTTAATACATACGGGTCAAATAACAAAAACGGATTTAGAAAAGCCAGAAGCCTATAAATAGTGCATGAAACATCCTAAACTGTTTTTAGGGGATGTTTGGGATTGCTTATTTTTCTGCTTTTGTTTTGGAGAAATAAGCAATAACAAACACTCTTTGAAAAACTGTTTATCTGCTTATTTTTTCCGGCACATAATACAAGTACCACATTGATTGTTTAAGATAGATTGACCAAAGAAAAATCATATAGTGGTCAAACCTACACGGCCCTTTTTGACCAATTCTAAAAAATTACCCATGCCCTGCCCATCTTGCCATCTCTAGTTAATATTGTGCAAGTGGTATGAATTTAATGTTCATATAGTGAGTTTTGAATAtctctaatttaatttatgttttatgaATGATTCTTTGCCAGGTTCACGCAGAAGAATATTCTTAGGATTTATCCCAAAGGGACTCGTATTACCTCCTCCAACTACAAGCCACTAAACGGCTGGCTACATGGAGCTCAAATGGTTGCATTTAATATGCAGGGTTATGGTAAATCACTTTGGTTAATGCATGGAATGTTCAGAGCTAATGGAGGTTGTGGTTATGTTAAAAAACCGGATTTTTTGATGAGATGTGGGCCGAAGAACGAGGTGTTCAACCCGAAAGCAAAGCTTACAACCAAGACATCATTAAAGGTGAAAATCTACATGGGAGATGGATGGCATTTGGATTTTAAGAAAACTCATTTCGACAAATACTCCCCTCCGGATTTCTACACTAGGGTAATTTCTTTAGTCTTTATAGTAACAAGTAGCATAGTTGTTCTATTATATGTACCCCATTATCCTATTATCACAACCGACGTTCATTTAGCATAGAAGGTCTTAAATTTATACTTGAATAGTAACTTAAAAATTATAAGTGATGGATTATTGGAAAAACATATCATTTGTATACATGATAATAATTTTAGTTGTCAAGTAAAAAGATCACAGTCATCACACAATGTAGTATTACTAAAGTTAATGAAATATGTCATAACTAACCTTTTATACTTGAAACAGGTGGGTATAGCTGGAACATCTGTTGATAAGAAAATGAGAAAAACCAAGATCAAGGAGGACAATTGGACGCCTGTTTGGAATGAAGAGTTCACATTTCCATTAGCAGTTCCTGAATTAGCTTTACTTAGAGTTGAAGTACATGATTACAACATGTCCGAAAAGGATGATTTTGCTGGTCAAATTTGTCTTCCTGTTTCAGAGTTGAGGCCTGGAATTCGTGCAATCCCACTCTGTAACCGCAAAGGCGACCAATATGCATCAGCAAGGTTACTCATGAGATTCGAGTTTGTATAAAATATGTCTAAGCAAATTCATTTTCTAAGATATATGTACACTTAGATTAGATTAgctcattatttatttttgaagtcGGCTGGTTGGATTGCATGCTATTCGTTGAGTCTATAGTCATCATTTGTTCTAGGATAGAGTTGTAATCTTTCAATTTTGCAATAAAACCtctgtatatatgtttgtgaaAGCAAATTTTCCATATATTTTTGTGCAATCTTGTACTCTTAATGCCAATAGATCTATATTGATTATTGGTTATGTATGGCAAATTTCACAATATAAATGGGTAATTGACATCGGATCCCTATTCAGGCTATCCATGGAACGTTAAGCCTTTGGCTCCGATGTACGCGGCCTAACTTGTAATTCCATGACCGTTTCCTCGATTTTTGGTTGGCCGTCCCAAGATGTTTAGGACTTAGGACCTCATAATGTAAACAAGTTTGCACGAATGGTCATAGTGTGTATTGAAGTTtaatcttgtgcattgtatgtaatgaacttttgtatcttgtgcattgtatatATTCGAgaatatgtggcaaccatataagctaccacttgtaaatttttgattggtcggatacatacaatgcacatgatttgaaagttcattacctacaatgcacaagattgaAGTTCGA
Coding sequences within:
- the LOC122591298 gene encoding phosphoinositide phospholipase C 4-like, producing the protein MGSYKVCYCFIRKFKVTEADPPSDVKELFKKYSGDGVYMTVDQLRLFLEEYNGQAVLVSDAEKIVEQILHKRHHHLAKLIHRRSISLEDFHHFLFCTELNPPITSQVHQDMNAPLSHYFIYTGHNSYLTGNQLSSNCSIVPIIKALKRGVRVIELDLWPNPSKDNVHVLHGRTLTSPVKLIDCLKAIKENAFIASPYPVIITLEDHLTPDLQEKVAEMVTETFGSMLFYPESEKFEELPTPESLKNRILISTKPPKEYLEIKEDKRTSSQKNQVSDLDDDAWSEDNSFKSGSDRSEIDAENEELLKAKKPPSSPVYKRLIAIHAGKPKGGLKDALKVEKDKVRRLSLSEQGFEKAVENHGQDVVRFTQKNILRIYPKGTRITSSNYKPLNGWLHGAQMVAFNMQGYGKSLWLMHGMFRANGGCGYVKKPDFLMRCGPKNEVFNPKAKLTTKTSLKVKIYMGDGWHLDFKKTHFDKYSPPDFYTRVGIAGTSVDKKMRKTKIKEDNWTPVWNEEFTFPLAVPELALLRVEVHDYNMSEKDDFAGQICLPVSELRPGIRAIPLCNRKGDQYASARLLMRFEFV